One window of Leptospira yasudae genomic DNA carries:
- a CDS encoding ATP-binding protein, which produces MNETKLSFPWPASRFFKIETRIILPFVLGCILLIVLLGALLFYYQKKNTETVSIRNVKSIADQMLALRVYYSDNIVSKALREHTEVTYKYKTVAKSIPLPATFVKEFGAHLTDRFEGIRVELFSDYPFPHRSKPNGLDEFQREALYRLKQNPGNPIYVFKDIDGQPYIRYALADRMQASCVQCHNTHPESPKKDWKVGDVRGVLEVSIPVSKTESGADMILFSTIAILIGLGTIFIVNQTRSKQNEAIILELNSNLEKKVEMRTAELAKSNEDLTQAVEELEKLMRNLKDTQNQLLLSEKLAALGQLAAGITHELNTPLGAISSSSRSILEVVQNELKNIPSLLSNLDEEDTKKFSAILEEALKHVSESAILSNRGIRQELTRRLETAGISNSYRIANLAADLGLHNMGDDLIALIQTPKALEILTAVSSFITIVRVSNVISIATNKASRVVSALKNYLRPSKEEKEGGLESVDLRTEIENILVLYHNKIRYGVEIVKDYRTSKKCLGDADKLNQVWINLLNNGLQSMNYKGKIEISIREEDSWIVVSWTDSGAGIPREIQGKIFDPFFTTKKQGEGMGLGLDICKKIIDNLGGRIEFESSPGRTKFSVWLKSA; this is translated from the coding sequence ATGAACGAAACGAAACTTTCCTTTCCCTGGCCCGCGTCCCGCTTTTTTAAAATAGAAACGCGGATCATTCTTCCTTTCGTTCTCGGTTGTATTCTGTTGATCGTCCTGTTAGGCGCTCTTCTTTTTTATTATCAAAAAAAGAATACCGAAACCGTTTCGATCCGAAACGTGAAATCGATCGCGGATCAGATGCTCGCTCTCCGCGTATATTATTCGGACAACATCGTCAGTAAAGCTTTGCGCGAACATACGGAAGTCACTTACAAATACAAAACCGTAGCAAAAAGTATTCCTCTTCCCGCGACCTTCGTCAAAGAATTCGGAGCACATCTCACCGATCGGTTCGAAGGAATCCGAGTCGAATTATTCAGCGACTATCCGTTTCCTCATAGATCCAAACCGAACGGCTTGGACGAATTTCAAAGAGAGGCCTTATACCGTTTAAAACAAAATCCCGGAAATCCGATCTATGTTTTTAAGGACATCGACGGACAACCTTACATTCGTTATGCGCTCGCGGATCGTATGCAGGCTTCCTGCGTTCAATGTCACAATACTCATCCGGAATCCCCTAAAAAGGATTGGAAAGTCGGAGACGTTCGAGGAGTTCTCGAAGTAAGCATTCCGGTCAGTAAAACCGAAAGCGGCGCGGATATGATTCTCTTTTCCACGATCGCGATCCTGATCGGACTCGGAACGATCTTTATCGTCAATCAGACGAGAAGCAAACAAAACGAAGCGATCATCTTAGAACTCAACTCCAATCTTGAAAAGAAAGTCGAAATGAGAACGGCGGAACTTGCCAAGTCCAACGAAGACCTGACGCAGGCAGTGGAAGAACTCGAAAAATTAATGCGAAATCTGAAGGACACACAAAACCAGCTTTTGCTTTCGGAAAAACTCGCGGCGCTCGGTCAATTGGCCGCCGGAATCACGCACGAACTCAACACTCCTCTCGGCGCGATCTCTTCTTCGTCCCGATCCATACTCGAAGTGGTTCAAAACGAACTCAAAAATATACCGAGCCTTCTTTCCAATTTGGATGAAGAAGACACGAAGAAGTTCAGCGCGATTTTGGAGGAAGCTTTGAAACACGTTTCCGAATCCGCGATTCTTTCCAATCGGGGAATTCGTCAGGAATTGACCCGCCGTTTGGAAACGGCGGGAATTTCCAATTCGTATAGGATTGCAAATCTCGCGGCGGATCTGGGCCTTCACAATATGGGCGACGATCTGATTGCTCTCATTCAAACTCCGAAGGCTCTCGAGATTTTAACCGCGGTATCTTCGTTTATCACGATTGTTCGAGTAAGCAACGTCATCTCGATCGCAACGAACAAGGCTTCCCGGGTCGTGAGCGCCTTGAAGAATTACCTGCGTCCTTCCAAAGAGGAAAAGGAAGGCGGCTTGGAAAGCGTGGACCTCCGTACGGAGATCGAAAATATTCTAGTACTATATCATAATAAAATAAGATACGGAGTCGAAATCGTTAAGGACTATCGAACTTCCAAAAAATGTCTGGGTGACGCGGACAAACTGAATCAGGTTTGGATCAATCTTTTGAACAACGGTCTTCAATCCATGAACTACAAAGGAAAGATCGAAATCTCGATCCGCGAAGAGGATTCTTGGATCGTAGTTTCCTGGACCGATTCCGGCGCAGGAATCCCCAGGGAGATTCAAGGTAAGATTTTCGATCCTTTCTTTACGACCAAAAAACAGGGAGAAGGAATGGGCCTGGGACTTGACATCTGTAAAAAAATAATTGATAATCTTGGTGGAAGGATCGAATTCGAAAGCTCGCCGGGCCGCACCAAATTCAGCGTATGGCTAAAGAGCGCCTAA
- a CDS encoding lysylphosphatidylglycerol synthase transmembrane domain-containing protein, whose product MKRILLGVIVSVVALGFLFSKLDLDEFARIQERWEPFYLIPFCISSIWGLILFSWRWHLLMGKQIRFRYALLSSFIGVGANMFLPARGGDIFRLYFCKKESDLQYPTLVTALFIEKVLDFSFIFSAGICALLFLGIKDESSDTFFIISSLVIAGIFLGLIAVRFLNETIINVLAWIAGLAGKKDWFLHKLAHYIRDLGNFLVLKRFIVPAVLTALTWLIGYALSYGILLKLVGIPMNYPGIVFIMFAGAVGVMVPSAPSGAGVFHASVTSSFVLMGRKASEGLFYATTVHLAQFVLQSVFAVILYLYWIVDRRKRGLGKAEFSLKESEVIEEESAE is encoded by the coding sequence TTGAAACGAATTTTATTGGGAGTGATCGTCAGCGTCGTCGCTCTCGGATTTTTATTTTCCAAACTGGATCTCGACGAGTTCGCAAGAATTCAGGAACGCTGGGAACCGTTCTATCTGATTCCCTTTTGTATCTCTTCGATTTGGGGTTTGATCCTTTTTTCCTGGAGATGGCATCTTCTTATGGGAAAACAAATCCGTTTCCGTTACGCTCTTCTTTCCTCGTTTATCGGAGTCGGCGCGAACATGTTTCTTCCCGCGCGCGGCGGAGACATCTTCCGTTTATACTTTTGCAAAAAAGAATCCGATCTTCAATATCCCACGTTAGTCACCGCTCTCTTCATCGAAAAGGTTCTGGATTTTTCGTTTATCTTCTCCGCGGGAATCTGCGCGCTGCTATTTCTGGGAATCAAGGACGAAAGCAGCGACACTTTCTTTATCATTTCATCCCTCGTCATCGCGGGAATTTTTCTAGGGCTCATCGCGGTTCGTTTTTTAAACGAGACGATCATCAACGTTCTGGCTTGGATCGCGGGTCTTGCAGGCAAGAAAGATTGGTTTCTCCATAAACTCGCGCATTACATCCGAGACCTCGGAAACTTTTTAGTTTTAAAACGTTTTATCGTTCCCGCGGTCTTAACGGCGCTTACCTGGTTGATCGGATACGCGCTCAGTTACGGAATTCTTCTCAAACTCGTGGGAATTCCAATGAACTATCCGGGAATCGTATTCATCATGTTCGCCGGTGCGGTCGGCGTGATGGTTCCCTCCGCGCCTTCCGGCGCGGGAGTATTCCACGCTTCGGTCACTTCCTCCTTCGTATTAATGGGAAGAAAGGCTTCGGAAGGTTTATTCTATGCGACGACCGTCCATCTCGCCCAATTCGTTTTACAGAGCGTATTTGCCGTGATTCTTTATTTGTATTGGATCGTGGACAGAAGAAAACGCGGACTCGGAAAAGCGGAATTCTCCCTTAAGGAATCCGAAGTCATCGAAGAAGAAAGCGCCGAATAA